A window of the Ostrea edulis chromosome 1, xbOstEdul1.1, whole genome shotgun sequence genome harbors these coding sequences:
- the LOC125663908 gene encoding protein unc-13 homolog D-like isoform X1 — MPVKQTWAQRISIINVSIYILLNKEELYFHKCVFWSIKPKIKVKEAIQGHKMRNSTKYRSGMCMRTRFLSVPWKFTASKTDDERAQESNIQRMRGSRSADVRTDIYRSEDEHGCPFVSETSKTLAVKSVSLDSGTLLGVPSRDVNMKSRSQSDSDVIDGNSHTSNTRRKRRTIATFINRVRIGGRRSTVSCMTSRPTLCEDFKIHVPKFNKQNADDVFYPQNPANENVYCGILRCLLHPLGNPDVTTGLRPGDLIDRLKEVFDVNQDEQEFYVRQEMFHRPHALQANISIMEAKGLQTETLENCNSYCLLDIYHPLHRNSSFSPKSSPKSSPKSSPKLKKSSSTVPIIHCSAVEEVHRTITAKHTSNPQWNEEFELSVEDLLTDEIHAFICNQDQENGSEKHHSDKHHLLSSLLRNVLHVSDHDRLDQNLFGKVIIPVRDIPAQGCDWWWDITSPSSKGSKLSCGKCRIKLHLSHQQSSETGSQPFSVEDYYQAAEQFYKHAIRVQQENTPLDPNLNEQDNRILDLFAQSYGISKLSQILVHIVVLLEWSCNHGEIGTVDQTLQTALQELQMIWASKQFDLSSCSQKMPITDAETMMYRNAASSYISSVSTHLDNHSELFPPYLDSINNLKQKLSVSMLLLELDLWDSRSSPHSPLTQKILGKLQDDTNRWISEKVEQIYKHDMVQDPVIPRMTALVELTNLVSSHCLPMGVVNNLYNSLGIGYFRIITFCVEKKISLVMRELCQEMDAYQRKYHQYNVNITYSSRLALRLFFAAKKFYSVVRDNVSRRDVFRLTIHQYQDWFLDALVFWLQTFRTECLNRIERALEIDKDVIVTHSLVKFSNSSVDVKACFAQITEEWRQIDYHDPDSSVMGIIKITDLICDGARMYTDKIHTMMERSNFYDDDDEQFDITDTLCITLNNIEHVRQYLKELPVLLDWESVCMLLSTKHENDDIGTKSSSTLSRLIHSAGQEILLKCSLLIAQIVEKMKVDMSRFMVLFTQKTPEKASSIDQLFQYLSTNLQTLRERLFDSMYPYITQQMWMTITDLMEEQVFIGERPEYYSQMKQFLRALTSYFAKDGLRDDDLQTEQYKKLKAQIELNSLSTEELMLEYFHNLADEIANETPFDFLGNLAVKLSYIEETRGNVTIFVKVIRGSDLPGLDHSGLSDPYVVVSLYPKTMFGHNKPQRTKIIDQTLNPVFNTTFQFPNVPHEYLTVRGAVLLLSILDHDKIGSDDFAGEVAIHLSTITPMEMSTTVDSKPAIMIPIRRPTSQQKGPYKVLVERSSWDKTAKLFITDRRRFIEKQRKRTDLNTRMSGFFSFFRGKKS; from the exons atGCCAGTAAAGCAAACGTGGGCGCAACGAATTTCTATCATTaatgtttcaatatatattttactgAACAAAGAGGAACTCTATTTCCATAAATGTGTTTTCTGGAGCATAAAACCTAAAATTAAAGTAAAAGAAGCGATTCAGGGACATAAAATGAGAAATAGTACTAAGTATCGAAGCGGCATGTGTATGAGGACTCGATTTCTCAGTGTACCCTGGAAGTTTACCGCTTCCAAGACGGACGACGAAAGAGCGCAGGAATCAAATATACAACGAATGCGAGGTTCACGTAGCGCCGATGTGCGGACAGACATATACCGGAGCGAAGATGAGCACGGGTGTCCGTTTGTGTCAGAGACCTCAAAAACTTTGGCCGTGAAAAGCGTCAGTCTAGATTCAGGCACGTTACTGGGAGTGCCCTCACGGGATGTGAACATGAAATCACGCAGTCAAAGCGATAGTGACGTCATTGACGGCAACTCGCATACGTCAAATACTCGTCGCAAAAGGAGAACAATCGCCACATTTATTAACCGAGTGAGGATTGGCGGCCGGCGGTCAACGGTGTCTTGCATGACCAGCCGACCCACACTATGTGAGGATTTCAAGATCCATGTACCGAAATTCAACAAACAAAATGCAGACGACGTTTTCTACCCCCAAAACCCTGCG AATGAGAATGTGTACTGTGGAATCCTCCGATGTCTGCTTCATCCACTGGGAAATCCGGACGTCACCACAGGGCTGCGGCCAGGAGACTTAATCGACCGATTAAAAGAG GTGTTTGATGTAAATCAAGATGAACAAGAATTCTATGTTCGACAAGAGATGTTCCATCGCCCCCATGCTCTACAAGCCAACATCTCCATCATGGAGGCCAAGGGACTCCAAACAGAAACTTTAG AAAACTGCAATTCCTACTGCTTACTGGACATTTACCATCCCCTACATAGGAATTCCTCATTTTCACCAAAATCATCACCCAAATCATCCCCTAAATCATCACCCAAACTAAAGAAGAGCTCATCAACTGTTCCTATCATCCATTGTAGTGCTGTGGAAGAGGTACATCGGACAATCACTGCCAAACACACATCTAACCCTCAGTGGAATGAGGAGTTTGAACT GTCAGTTGAGGACTTGCTGACAGATGAAATCCATGCATTCATTTGCAACCAAGATCAAGAAAATGGATCCGAAAAACATCACAGTGACAAGCATCACTTGTTGTCCAG tttgttgAGGAACGTCCTCCATGTCAGTGACCATGACAGACTCGACCAGAATTTATTTGGAAAGGTCATCATTCCAGTCAGG GATATTCCTGCTCAGGGCTGTGATTGGTGGTGGGATATTACAAGCCCCTCCTCCAAAGGCAGCAAGCTTTCATGTGGAAAATGTCGCATCAAACTCCATCTATCTCACCAACAG aGTTCTGAGACTGGTAGCCAGCCCTTCTCAGTCGAAGATTACTACCAAGCTGCAGAACAATTCTACAAACATGCAATTAGAGTCCAACAG GAGAACACACCTCTTGATCCCAACCTCAACGAACAGGACAACCGGATCCTGGATTTGTTTGCTCAATCATATGGAATCTCAAAGTTATCCCAGATTTTGGT ACATATTGTGGTCCTCCTAGAGTGGTCTTGTAACCATGGTGAAATCGGCACGGTAGACCAGACCCTTCAGACCGCATTACAAGAACTCCAGATGATCTGGGCCTCCAAACAGTTTGACCTGTCCAGCTGTTCACAGAAAATGCCCATCACTGATGCTGAG ACAATGATGTACAGAAATGCTGCAAGCAGTTACATATCCTCAGTCTCCACTCACCTAGACAACCACTCAGAGTTGTTTCCACCTTACCTGGACAGCATTAATAATCTTAAACAAAAGTTGAG TGTCAGTATGCTGCTGCTGGAGTTGGACCTCTGGGACTCCAGGTCTTCTCCCCACAGTCCACTGACACAGAAAATCTTAGGGAAGCTTCAG GATGATACAAACCGCTGGATCAGCGAAAAGGTTGAACAGATCTATAAACATGACATGGTACAGGATCCAGTCATTCCAAGGATGACCGCTCTGGTGGAGCTGACCAATCTGGTGTCCTCGCACTGCCTTCCTATGGGTGTGGTCAATAACCTTTACAACTCACTGGGCATTGGATACTTCAGGATCATCACCTTCTGTGTAGAAAAAAAG ATCAGTTTAGTGATGAGAGAACTTTGTCAGGAGATGGATGCTTACCAGCGTAAATATCACCAGTACAATGTGAACATCACCTACAGTAGCCGGCTGGCTCTCCGCCTCTTCTTCGCTGCTAAGAAGTTCTACAGTGTTGTCCGGGATAACGTCAGTAGAAG AGATGTGTTTCGACTGACTATTCACCAATACCAGGACTGGTTTCTAGATGCTTTGGTATTCTGGTTACAGACATTTAGAACCGAGTGTTTGAACCGGATAGAAAGAGCTCTGGAAATTGACAAAGAC GTCATTGTTACACACAGCTTGGTCAAATTCTCCAACTCCTCAGTGGATGTCAAAGCTTGTTTTGCACAG ATAACAGAAGAATGGAGACAGATTGACTATCATGACCCTGATTCGAGTGTAATGGGAATTATCAAAATAACTGAT CTGATATGTGATGGGGCCAGGATGTACACTGACAAAATTCACACCATGATGGAGCGAAGTAACttttatgatgatgatgatgaacaGTTTGACATTACAGACACG CTTTGCATTACTTTGAACAACATTGAGCATGTGCGACAGTACTTGAAGGAACTTCCTGTTTTGCTCGATTGGGAATCTGTCTGCATGCTTCTGTCCACCAAACACGAGAATGATGACATTGGTACTAAATCTAGCTCTACCCTCTCCCGGCTCATCCACTCAGCAGGGCAGGAAATCCTGTTAAAGTGCTCCCTCCTTATAGCACAAATCGTGGAGAAAATGAAGGTGGACATGTCCAGATTCATGGTACTGTTTACTCAGAAGACTCCTGAAAAGGCTTCA TCCATAGACCAGTTGTTTCAGTACCTGTCCACTAATCTGCAAACTCTGAGGGAGAGGCTGTTTGACAGTATGTACCCCTACATCACACAGCAGATGTGGATGACCATCACAGACCTCATGGAGGAACAAGTTTTCATAGGG GAAAGACCAGAATACTACTCTCAAATGAAACAG TTTTTGCGGGCATTGACGTCCTACTTTGCCAAAGATGGTCTAAGAGATGATGATCTACAGACAGAGCAGTACAAGAAGTTGAAAGCTCAAATAGAACTAAACTCTCTAAGTACTGAGGAACTCATGCTGGAATACTTCCACAATCTGGCTGATGAAATTGCAAAT GAGACACCATTTGATTTTCTTGGGAATCTTGCCGTGAAGTTGTCATATATAGAGGAAACAAGAGGAAATGTTACCATTTTTGTGAAAG taattcGAGGCTCAGATTTGCCAGGATTGGACCACTCTGGTTTGAGCGACCCTTATGTAGTTGTCTCCCTTTATCCTAAGACCATGTTTGGCCACAATAAACCACAGAGGACAAAGATTATAGACCAGACATTAAACCCAGTGTTTAACACTACCTTCCAGTT CCCCAACGTCCCACATGAGTATTTGACAGTGAGAGGGGCTGTTCTGTTGCTAAGTATTTTGGATCATGACAAGATTGGGTCTGACGATTTTGCTGGTGAAGTCGCGATCCACCTCTCTACCATCACGCCAATGGAAATGTCCACCACTGTGGATTCCAAGCCCGCCATCATGATACCCATCAGACGACCCACCTCTCAGCAGAAGGGACCTTACAAG GTTCTAGTGGAAAGGAGTAGCTGGGACAAAACAGCCAAATTATTTATCACAGACCGACGACGCTTTATTGAAAAACAGCGGAAACGTACTGATCTCAATACCAGGATGTCTGGCTTCTTTTCATTCTTCAGGGGCAAGAAATCTTGA
- the LOC125663908 gene encoding protein unc-13 homolog D-like isoform X2, giving the protein MMKKSNSLPTNSLEYLGTGYLTSTQCCSLPTSPGSSLTPPSPRGLLSRLKRRFSRRIRRKSYHSSRRTSYESSVDFEFERERSSSAGSLTTGEIENENVYCGILRCLLHPLGNPDVTTGLRPGDLIDRLKEVFDVNQDEQEFYVRQEMFHRPHALQANISIMEAKGLQTETLENCNSYCLLDIYHPLHRNSSFSPKSSPKSSPKSSPKLKKSSSTVPIIHCSAVEEVHRTITAKHTSNPQWNEEFELSVEDLLTDEIHAFICNQDQENGSEKHHSDKHHLLSSLLRNVLHVSDHDRLDQNLFGKVIIPVRDIPAQGCDWWWDITSPSSKGSKLSCGKCRIKLHLSHQQSSETGSQPFSVEDYYQAAEQFYKHAIRVQQENTPLDPNLNEQDNRILDLFAQSYGISKLSQILVHIVVLLEWSCNHGEIGTVDQTLQTALQELQMIWASKQFDLSSCSQKMPITDAETMMYRNAASSYISSVSTHLDNHSELFPPYLDSINNLKQKLSVSMLLLELDLWDSRSSPHSPLTQKILGKLQDDTNRWISEKVEQIYKHDMVQDPVIPRMTALVELTNLVSSHCLPMGVVNNLYNSLGIGYFRIITFCVEKKISLVMRELCQEMDAYQRKYHQYNVNITYSSRLALRLFFAAKKFYSVVRDNVSRRDVFRLTIHQYQDWFLDALVFWLQTFRTECLNRIERALEIDKDVIVTHSLVKFSNSSVDVKACFAQITEEWRQIDYHDPDSSVMGIIKITDLICDGARMYTDKIHTMMERSNFYDDDDEQFDITDTLCITLNNIEHVRQYLKELPVLLDWESVCMLLSTKHENDDIGTKSSSTLSRLIHSAGQEILLKCSLLIAQIVEKMKVDMSRFMVLFTQKTPEKASSIDQLFQYLSTNLQTLRERLFDSMYPYITQQMWMTITDLMEEQVFIGERPEYYSQMKQFLRALTSYFAKDGLRDDDLQTEQYKKLKAQIELNSLSTEELMLEYFHNLADEIANETPFDFLGNLAVKLSYIEETRGNVTIFVKVIRGSDLPGLDHSGLSDPYVVVSLYPKTMFGHNKPQRTKIIDQTLNPVFNTTFQFPNVPHEYLTVRGAVLLLSILDHDKIGSDDFAGEVAIHLSTITPMEMSTTVDSKPAIMIPIRRPTSQQKGPYKVLVERSSWDKTAKLFITDRRRFIEKQRKRTDLNTRMSGFFSFFRGKKS; this is encoded by the exons ATGATGAAAAAATCAAACAGTTTGCCGACAAACTCCTTGGAATATTTAGGGACAGGATATCTGACCAGTACCCAGTGCTGTAGCCTGCCCACATCGCCTGGGAGCTCACTCACCCCACCTTCTCCAAGAGGATTGCTATCAAGACTGAAAAGGAGATTTTCTCGCAGGATTCGGAGGAAGTCTTACCACAGTAGTAGGAGAACTTCATATGAGTCTAGCGTGGATTTTGAGTTTGAAAGAGAAAGGAGTTCTTCTGCTGGAAGTCTTACAACAGGGGAAATAGAG AATGAGAATGTGTACTGTGGAATCCTCCGATGTCTGCTTCATCCACTGGGAAATCCGGACGTCACCACAGGGCTGCGGCCAGGAGACTTAATCGACCGATTAAAAGAG GTGTTTGATGTAAATCAAGATGAACAAGAATTCTATGTTCGACAAGAGATGTTCCATCGCCCCCATGCTCTACAAGCCAACATCTCCATCATGGAGGCCAAGGGACTCCAAACAGAAACTTTAG AAAACTGCAATTCCTACTGCTTACTGGACATTTACCATCCCCTACATAGGAATTCCTCATTTTCACCAAAATCATCACCCAAATCATCCCCTAAATCATCACCCAAACTAAAGAAGAGCTCATCAACTGTTCCTATCATCCATTGTAGTGCTGTGGAAGAGGTACATCGGACAATCACTGCCAAACACACATCTAACCCTCAGTGGAATGAGGAGTTTGAACT GTCAGTTGAGGACTTGCTGACAGATGAAATCCATGCATTCATTTGCAACCAAGATCAAGAAAATGGATCCGAAAAACATCACAGTGACAAGCATCACTTGTTGTCCAG tttgttgAGGAACGTCCTCCATGTCAGTGACCATGACAGACTCGACCAGAATTTATTTGGAAAGGTCATCATTCCAGTCAGG GATATTCCTGCTCAGGGCTGTGATTGGTGGTGGGATATTACAAGCCCCTCCTCCAAAGGCAGCAAGCTTTCATGTGGAAAATGTCGCATCAAACTCCATCTATCTCACCAACAG aGTTCTGAGACTGGTAGCCAGCCCTTCTCAGTCGAAGATTACTACCAAGCTGCAGAACAATTCTACAAACATGCAATTAGAGTCCAACAG GAGAACACACCTCTTGATCCCAACCTCAACGAACAGGACAACCGGATCCTGGATTTGTTTGCTCAATCATATGGAATCTCAAAGTTATCCCAGATTTTGGT ACATATTGTGGTCCTCCTAGAGTGGTCTTGTAACCATGGTGAAATCGGCACGGTAGACCAGACCCTTCAGACCGCATTACAAGAACTCCAGATGATCTGGGCCTCCAAACAGTTTGACCTGTCCAGCTGTTCACAGAAAATGCCCATCACTGATGCTGAG ACAATGATGTACAGAAATGCTGCAAGCAGTTACATATCCTCAGTCTCCACTCACCTAGACAACCACTCAGAGTTGTTTCCACCTTACCTGGACAGCATTAATAATCTTAAACAAAAGTTGAG TGTCAGTATGCTGCTGCTGGAGTTGGACCTCTGGGACTCCAGGTCTTCTCCCCACAGTCCACTGACACAGAAAATCTTAGGGAAGCTTCAG GATGATACAAACCGCTGGATCAGCGAAAAGGTTGAACAGATCTATAAACATGACATGGTACAGGATCCAGTCATTCCAAGGATGACCGCTCTGGTGGAGCTGACCAATCTGGTGTCCTCGCACTGCCTTCCTATGGGTGTGGTCAATAACCTTTACAACTCACTGGGCATTGGATACTTCAGGATCATCACCTTCTGTGTAGAAAAAAAG ATCAGTTTAGTGATGAGAGAACTTTGTCAGGAGATGGATGCTTACCAGCGTAAATATCACCAGTACAATGTGAACATCACCTACAGTAGCCGGCTGGCTCTCCGCCTCTTCTTCGCTGCTAAGAAGTTCTACAGTGTTGTCCGGGATAACGTCAGTAGAAG AGATGTGTTTCGACTGACTATTCACCAATACCAGGACTGGTTTCTAGATGCTTTGGTATTCTGGTTACAGACATTTAGAACCGAGTGTTTGAACCGGATAGAAAGAGCTCTGGAAATTGACAAAGAC GTCATTGTTACACACAGCTTGGTCAAATTCTCCAACTCCTCAGTGGATGTCAAAGCTTGTTTTGCACAG ATAACAGAAGAATGGAGACAGATTGACTATCATGACCCTGATTCGAGTGTAATGGGAATTATCAAAATAACTGAT CTGATATGTGATGGGGCCAGGATGTACACTGACAAAATTCACACCATGATGGAGCGAAGTAACttttatgatgatgatgatgaacaGTTTGACATTACAGACACG CTTTGCATTACTTTGAACAACATTGAGCATGTGCGACAGTACTTGAAGGAACTTCCTGTTTTGCTCGATTGGGAATCTGTCTGCATGCTTCTGTCCACCAAACACGAGAATGATGACATTGGTACTAAATCTAGCTCTACCCTCTCCCGGCTCATCCACTCAGCAGGGCAGGAAATCCTGTTAAAGTGCTCCCTCCTTATAGCACAAATCGTGGAGAAAATGAAGGTGGACATGTCCAGATTCATGGTACTGTTTACTCAGAAGACTCCTGAAAAGGCTTCA TCCATAGACCAGTTGTTTCAGTACCTGTCCACTAATCTGCAAACTCTGAGGGAGAGGCTGTTTGACAGTATGTACCCCTACATCACACAGCAGATGTGGATGACCATCACAGACCTCATGGAGGAACAAGTTTTCATAGGG GAAAGACCAGAATACTACTCTCAAATGAAACAG TTTTTGCGGGCATTGACGTCCTACTTTGCCAAAGATGGTCTAAGAGATGATGATCTACAGACAGAGCAGTACAAGAAGTTGAAAGCTCAAATAGAACTAAACTCTCTAAGTACTGAGGAACTCATGCTGGAATACTTCCACAATCTGGCTGATGAAATTGCAAAT GAGACACCATTTGATTTTCTTGGGAATCTTGCCGTGAAGTTGTCATATATAGAGGAAACAAGAGGAAATGTTACCATTTTTGTGAAAG taattcGAGGCTCAGATTTGCCAGGATTGGACCACTCTGGTTTGAGCGACCCTTATGTAGTTGTCTCCCTTTATCCTAAGACCATGTTTGGCCACAATAAACCACAGAGGACAAAGATTATAGACCAGACATTAAACCCAGTGTTTAACACTACCTTCCAGTT CCCCAACGTCCCACATGAGTATTTGACAGTGAGAGGGGCTGTTCTGTTGCTAAGTATTTTGGATCATGACAAGATTGGGTCTGACGATTTTGCTGGTGAAGTCGCGATCCACCTCTCTACCATCACGCCAATGGAAATGTCCACCACTGTGGATTCCAAGCCCGCCATCATGATACCCATCAGACGACCCACCTCTCAGCAGAAGGGACCTTACAAG GTTCTAGTGGAAAGGAGTAGCTGGGACAAAACAGCCAAATTATTTATCACAGACCGACGACGCTTTATTGAAAAACAGCGGAAACGTACTGATCTCAATACCAGGATGTCTGGCTTCTTTTCATTCTTCAGGGGCAAGAAATCTTGA
- the LOC125663908 gene encoding protein unc-13 homolog D-like isoform X3, giving the protein MWEIESESFRGNRMSNNVLFQPWGGPGALYTAGVSTWGRPRALCIAGNENVYCGILRCLLHPLGNPDVTTGLRPGDLIDRLKEVFDVNQDEQEFYVRQEMFHRPHALQANISIMEAKGLQTETLENCNSYCLLDIYHPLHRNSSFSPKSSPKSSPKSSPKLKKSSSTVPIIHCSAVEEVHRTITAKHTSNPQWNEEFELSVEDLLTDEIHAFICNQDQENGSEKHHSDKHHLLSSLLRNVLHVSDHDRLDQNLFGKVIIPVRDIPAQGCDWWWDITSPSSKGSKLSCGKCRIKLHLSHQQSSETGSQPFSVEDYYQAAEQFYKHAIRVQQENTPLDPNLNEQDNRILDLFAQSYGISKLSQILVHIVVLLEWSCNHGEIGTVDQTLQTALQELQMIWASKQFDLSSCSQKMPITDAETMMYRNAASSYISSVSTHLDNHSELFPPYLDSINNLKQKLSVSMLLLELDLWDSRSSPHSPLTQKILGKLQDDTNRWISEKVEQIYKHDMVQDPVIPRMTALVELTNLVSSHCLPMGVVNNLYNSLGIGYFRIITFCVEKKISLVMRELCQEMDAYQRKYHQYNVNITYSSRLALRLFFAAKKFYSVVRDNVSRRDVFRLTIHQYQDWFLDALVFWLQTFRTECLNRIERALEIDKDVIVTHSLVKFSNSSVDVKACFAQITEEWRQIDYHDPDSSVMGIIKITDLICDGARMYTDKIHTMMERSNFYDDDDEQFDITDTLCITLNNIEHVRQYLKELPVLLDWESVCMLLSTKHENDDIGTKSSSTLSRLIHSAGQEILLKCSLLIAQIVEKMKVDMSRFMVLFTQKTPEKASSIDQLFQYLSTNLQTLRERLFDSMYPYITQQMWMTITDLMEEQVFIGERPEYYSQMKQFLRALTSYFAKDGLRDDDLQTEQYKKLKAQIELNSLSTEELMLEYFHNLADEIANETPFDFLGNLAVKLSYIEETRGNVTIFVKVIRGSDLPGLDHSGLSDPYVVVSLYPKTMFGHNKPQRTKIIDQTLNPVFNTTFQFPNVPHEYLTVRGAVLLLSILDHDKIGSDDFAGEVAIHLSTITPMEMSTTVDSKPAIMIPIRRPTSQQKGPYKVLVERSSWDKTAKLFITDRRRFIEKQRKRTDLNTRMSGFFSFFRGKKS; this is encoded by the exons AATGAGAATGTGTACTGTGGAATCCTCCGATGTCTGCTTCATCCACTGGGAAATCCGGACGTCACCACAGGGCTGCGGCCAGGAGACTTAATCGACCGATTAAAAGAG GTGTTTGATGTAAATCAAGATGAACAAGAATTCTATGTTCGACAAGAGATGTTCCATCGCCCCCATGCTCTACAAGCCAACATCTCCATCATGGAGGCCAAGGGACTCCAAACAGAAACTTTAG AAAACTGCAATTCCTACTGCTTACTGGACATTTACCATCCCCTACATAGGAATTCCTCATTTTCACCAAAATCATCACCCAAATCATCCCCTAAATCATCACCCAAACTAAAGAAGAGCTCATCAACTGTTCCTATCATCCATTGTAGTGCTGTGGAAGAGGTACATCGGACAATCACTGCCAAACACACATCTAACCCTCAGTGGAATGAGGAGTTTGAACT GTCAGTTGAGGACTTGCTGACAGATGAAATCCATGCATTCATTTGCAACCAAGATCAAGAAAATGGATCCGAAAAACATCACAGTGACAAGCATCACTTGTTGTCCAG tttgttgAGGAACGTCCTCCATGTCAGTGACCATGACAGACTCGACCAGAATTTATTTGGAAAGGTCATCATTCCAGTCAGG GATATTCCTGCTCAGGGCTGTGATTGGTGGTGGGATATTACAAGCCCCTCCTCCAAAGGCAGCAAGCTTTCATGTGGAAAATGTCGCATCAAACTCCATCTATCTCACCAACAG aGTTCTGAGACTGGTAGCCAGCCCTTCTCAGTCGAAGATTACTACCAAGCTGCAGAACAATTCTACAAACATGCAATTAGAGTCCAACAG GAGAACACACCTCTTGATCCCAACCTCAACGAACAGGACAACCGGATCCTGGATTTGTTTGCTCAATCATATGGAATCTCAAAGTTATCCCAGATTTTGGT ACATATTGTGGTCCTCCTAGAGTGGTCTTGTAACCATGGTGAAATCGGCACGGTAGACCAGACCCTTCAGACCGCATTACAAGAACTCCAGATGATCTGGGCCTCCAAACAGTTTGACCTGTCCAGCTGTTCACAGAAAATGCCCATCACTGATGCTGAG ACAATGATGTACAGAAATGCTGCAAGCAGTTACATATCCTCAGTCTCCACTCACCTAGACAACCACTCAGAGTTGTTTCCACCTTACCTGGACAGCATTAATAATCTTAAACAAAAGTTGAG TGTCAGTATGCTGCTGCTGGAGTTGGACCTCTGGGACTCCAGGTCTTCTCCCCACAGTCCACTGACACAGAAAATCTTAGGGAAGCTTCAG GATGATACAAACCGCTGGATCAGCGAAAAGGTTGAACAGATCTATAAACATGACATGGTACAGGATCCAGTCATTCCAAGGATGACCGCTCTGGTGGAGCTGACCAATCTGGTGTCCTCGCACTGCCTTCCTATGGGTGTGGTCAATAACCTTTACAACTCACTGGGCATTGGATACTTCAGGATCATCACCTTCTGTGTAGAAAAAAAG ATCAGTTTAGTGATGAGAGAACTTTGTCAGGAGATGGATGCTTACCAGCGTAAATATCACCAGTACAATGTGAACATCACCTACAGTAGCCGGCTGGCTCTCCGCCTCTTCTTCGCTGCTAAGAAGTTCTACAGTGTTGTCCGGGATAACGTCAGTAGAAG AGATGTGTTTCGACTGACTATTCACCAATACCAGGACTGGTTTCTAGATGCTTTGGTATTCTGGTTACAGACATTTAGAACCGAGTGTTTGAACCGGATAGAAAGAGCTCTGGAAATTGACAAAGAC GTCATTGTTACACACAGCTTGGTCAAATTCTCCAACTCCTCAGTGGATGTCAAAGCTTGTTTTGCACAG ATAACAGAAGAATGGAGACAGATTGACTATCATGACCCTGATTCGAGTGTAATGGGAATTATCAAAATAACTGAT CTGATATGTGATGGGGCCAGGATGTACACTGACAAAATTCACACCATGATGGAGCGAAGTAACttttatgatgatgatgatgaacaGTTTGACATTACAGACACG CTTTGCATTACTTTGAACAACATTGAGCATGTGCGACAGTACTTGAAGGAACTTCCTGTTTTGCTCGATTGGGAATCTGTCTGCATGCTTCTGTCCACCAAACACGAGAATGATGACATTGGTACTAAATCTAGCTCTACCCTCTCCCGGCTCATCCACTCAGCAGGGCAGGAAATCCTGTTAAAGTGCTCCCTCCTTATAGCACAAATCGTGGAGAAAATGAAGGTGGACATGTCCAGATTCATGGTACTGTTTACTCAGAAGACTCCTGAAAAGGCTTCA TCCATAGACCAGTTGTTTCAGTACCTGTCCACTAATCTGCAAACTCTGAGGGAGAGGCTGTTTGACAGTATGTACCCCTACATCACACAGCAGATGTGGATGACCATCACAGACCTCATGGAGGAACAAGTTTTCATAGGG GAAAGACCAGAATACTACTCTCAAATGAAACAG TTTTTGCGGGCATTGACGTCCTACTTTGCCAAAGATGGTCTAAGAGATGATGATCTACAGACAGAGCAGTACAAGAAGTTGAAAGCTCAAATAGAACTAAACTCTCTAAGTACTGAGGAACTCATGCTGGAATACTTCCACAATCTGGCTGATGAAATTGCAAAT GAGACACCATTTGATTTTCTTGGGAATCTTGCCGTGAAGTTGTCATATATAGAGGAAACAAGAGGAAATGTTACCATTTTTGTGAAAG taattcGAGGCTCAGATTTGCCAGGATTGGACCACTCTGGTTTGAGCGACCCTTATGTAGTTGTCTCCCTTTATCCTAAGACCATGTTTGGCCACAATAAACCACAGAGGACAAAGATTATAGACCAGACATTAAACCCAGTGTTTAACACTACCTTCCAGTT CCCCAACGTCCCACATGAGTATTTGACAGTGAGAGGGGCTGTTCTGTTGCTAAGTATTTTGGATCATGACAAGATTGGGTCTGACGATTTTGCTGGTGAAGTCGCGATCCACCTCTCTACCATCACGCCAATGGAAATGTCCACCACTGTGGATTCCAAGCCCGCCATCATGATACCCATCAGACGACCCACCTCTCAGCAGAAGGGACCTTACAAG GTTCTAGTGGAAAGGAGTAGCTGGGACAAAACAGCCAAATTATTTATCACAGACCGACGACGCTTTATTGAAAAACAGCGGAAACGTACTGATCTCAATACCAGGATGTCTGGCTTCTTTTCATTCTTCAGGGGCAAGAAATCTTGA